DNA sequence from the Alkaliphilus metalliredigens QYMF genome:
GCATTGTCATTTGAAACCCTGGAGGGCACGGCCCTGTTTGGCACCACAGAATTTGCCCAGTGGCATGAGCTGTGGCGGGCGAGACTCAATAGACAGCAGGAATCGAAAGACGCTTCCCAGCAGTTGATGCAAAATAGCAATCCTGGGGTAATCCCCCGAAACCACCGAGTAGAAGCTGCACTAGATGCCGCGGTGAAACAAGGGGATTACAGTGTGATGGAGCAGCTTCTCAATGTGCTTTCGAAGCCCTACGCTCACTCACCGGAACAGGCAGAATACTGCATGCCCCCTGCACCATCAAATCGTCCTTACCGAACATTTTGTGGTACGTAATCTGAATGTTTCATAACGGGAGTTTGGGGTCAGGCTTGACCAGTTGACAAAAGAGAAATCATGTCAATTTATCAAGCCTGGCCCTGTTTTGTACTGTTTTCACCTTAAAGCAAATCTAATGTTGATTTTCAATGACTTTTTTAAGGATTGATAACAATATTGAAATGTGAAAGAGATCCAATGCAGATATATAGAATGCTATGGGGTTCACAGACTTAGATCACTGAGAGAGGAGATGATGACGTGTTTCAGGTAGCAGGAATTCAAATGACACCTATTATGAATGACGTAGAGGCTAATCTTAAGCGTGGACAGCATTTTATTCAACAGGCAGCGGCCCAAGAGGTAGACTTAATTGTTTTGCCAGAACTATGGACCACGGGGTACTATCTGTCTAAGGAGTCTTTCAAACAATTGGCTGAACATAAGGATGGGAGAACCGTTACGTTGATGCAAGATCAGGCACTTCGTTCTAATGCTTCAATTATTTGTCCATTTGTTGAAATAACAGAAGATAAAAAGCTCTATATAGCCGCTGCGGTAATCGATCACAGAGGAGAACTAAGAGGAACAGTGCATAAAAGTCTGCTTTGGGGGCGAGAACAACAAATTTTTGAAGAAGGAAACATTGAATATCCAGTTTTTGATACGAAGATAGGGAAGGTAGGTATTTTGATTTGCTACGAGATGGAATTCCCTGAGACAAGTCGTTTGCTGGCTTTACAGGGAGTGGAAATGATTGTTTGTCCTTCGGTATGGAGTCTGTCAGCTTCTCATCGTTGGGATATTCAATTGCCTGCAAGGGCCTTGGATAATACTGTCTATGTTTTCGGTGTCAATACCGTTGGTAATAATAGCTGTGGTAAAAGCAAGCTAGTGAGCCCTTTAGGTGATGTTTTAGCAGAGGCATCGGATAGAAAAGAAGAGTTGCTCATTCGAGCTATTGATAAAGAGGCACTGGATTGGGCCCGGGAAACCGTACCTTATCTACATGATTATGAAAAGAAACTGACACCTGGTGGCGTCAATAAGATACCCACGCCAATTCTTTAATAAGAGTGCATAAAAAACTGTAAAATTAAACAAA
Encoded proteins:
- a CDS encoding nitrilase-related carbon-nitrogen hydrolase, whose product is MFQVAGIQMTPIMNDVEANLKRGQHFIQQAAAQEVDLIVLPELWTTGYYLSKESFKQLAEHKDGRTVTLMQDQALRSNASIICPFVEITEDKKLYIAAAVIDHRGELRGTVHKSLLWGREQQIFEEGNIEYPVFDTKIGKVGILICYEMEFPETSRLLALQGVEMIVCPSVWSLSASHRWDIQLPARALDNTVYVFGVNTVGNNSCGKSKLVSPLGDVLAEASDRKEELLIRAIDKEALDWARETVPYLHDYEKKLTPGGVNKIPTPIL